A window of Betaproteobacteria bacterium contains these coding sequences:
- a CDS encoding FAD-dependent oxidoreductase, with translation MDSRARRYAFPMDVIVIGAGAAGLSAARVLARAGLSVLILEARDRIGGRCWTRHEPGLPVPIEYGAEFIHGRPPVTMSLLRAFDIRADKRIGTRWFVKLGELAATDRAQVFDQICRAMAQAGKPRTDISFAEYIEHHLGKRLSADARTLAQRMVEGYDAADPRCVSARAIIEEWTGAGTSNDVTLRPRGGYGAVLGALASDLVASGVRLRLHSIVQSVRWQRGQVRIEGTCLEQPFREEAEVAIVTLPLGVLQRTPSSLGAVRFSPSLASKRAALAALVSGPALKVILRFRSPFWETFEAGRYRRAGFFQAPEAAFPTFWTSFPVRAPVLVAWAGGPRARGMSDRAAPALIREALDSVRVLFSGRVDFATDFEGGYVHDWQGDPYARGAYSYVRVGGRGARKALATPLLDTLYFAGEAADYEGETGTVAGALQSGARAARALLEATGRAGPRTARRHAPPGSAAGTGP, from the coding sequence CGCGATCGCATCGGCGGACGTTGCTGGACGCGGCACGAGCCGGGGCTCCCCGTGCCGATCGAGTACGGCGCCGAGTTCATCCACGGGCGCCCGCCGGTGACGATGTCGCTGCTGCGTGCGTTCGATATCCGCGCCGACAAGCGCATCGGGACCCGCTGGTTCGTCAAGCTCGGCGAGCTCGCAGCCACCGACCGGGCCCAGGTGTTCGACCAGATCTGCCGGGCGATGGCGCAGGCCGGGAAGCCGCGAACCGACATCTCGTTCGCCGAGTACATCGAGCATCATCTCGGCAAGCGGCTGTCGGCCGATGCGCGCACGCTGGCGCAGCGCATGGTGGAAGGCTACGACGCCGCGGATCCGCGATGCGTCAGCGCGCGCGCCATCATCGAAGAGTGGACCGGGGCGGGCACGTCCAACGATGTGACCTTACGCCCGCGCGGCGGCTATGGCGCCGTGCTCGGCGCGCTCGCAAGCGATCTGGTTGCGAGCGGCGTTCGCCTGCGCCTGCACAGCATCGTGCAATCCGTGCGGTGGCAGCGTGGGCAGGTGCGCATCGAGGGCACTTGCCTGGAGCAGCCGTTTCGGGAAGAAGCGGAGGTCGCGATCGTCACGCTTCCGCTCGGCGTGTTGCAGCGAACGCCTTCCTCGCTGGGCGCCGTGCGCTTCTCGCCGTCGCTGGCCAGCAAGCGTGCGGCGCTCGCAGCGCTCGTTTCCGGGCCGGCGCTCAAGGTCATCCTCCGCTTTCGCAGCCCATTCTGGGAAACGTTCGAGGCGGGGCGCTATCGCCGGGCGGGATTTTTCCAGGCGCCCGAAGCGGCGTTCCCGACCTTCTGGACTTCCTTCCCGGTTCGCGCGCCGGTGTTGGTGGCGTGGGCGGGCGGCCCGAGAGCCCGCGGCATGTCGGATCGCGCAGCACCGGCCCTCATCCGCGAAGCGCTCGACAGCGTGCGGGTGCTATTCAGCGGGCGCGTCGATTTCGCGACCGACTTCGAGGGCGGCTATGTTCACGACTGGCAAGGCGATCCGTATGCGCGCGGAGCGTATTCTTATGTGCGGGTCGGTGGGCGAGGCGCGCGCAAAGCGTTGGCCACGCCGCTGCTCGATACGTTGTACTTCGCCGGCGAGGCGGCGGATTACGAAGGTGAAACGGGTACCGTCGCCGGCGCGTTGCAAAGCGGTGCGCGGGCCGCACGTGCCTTGCTTGAAGCGACAGGCAGAGCTGGCCCGCGGACCGCCAGACGGCACGCTCCACCTGGAAGCGCGGCCGGCACAGGACCGTAA
- a CDS encoding tripartite tricarboxylate transporter substrate binding protein, which produces MAIKLWSGAAALLGICACAPLVATAQNYPTRPVRVIVVFPPGGSNDVTARIVFQKMTETIGQQFIVDNRGGAAGSLGAAVVAKSPADGYTLMVQSTTHIANAFVYKGKLPYDTLGGFTGLTSLARQVAMLLVHPSMPVKSTKELIAIAHKRPGEVLYGSAGNGSYLHLCMALFNSMTKTKMIHVPYKGGGPMLVSLVGGEVQTSIATIASAFAHIKSGRLRPLGVSSSERVEQFPDVPAIAEAVPGYDFTAWVGAFAPKGTPAAIVKKLNADLKAVLADPEIKEKLSKLTLDPMYMTPEQFAARLKSDYDRYEKLMKMVGVI; this is translated from the coding sequence ATGGCAATAAAGCTTTGGAGCGGCGCCGCCGCGCTGCTTGGCATTTGCGCGTGCGCGCCGCTGGTGGCCACGGCACAGAACTATCCGACCAGACCGGTGCGTGTGATCGTCGTCTTTCCGCCCGGCGGATCGAACGACGTGACTGCCCGTATCGTCTTTCAGAAGATGACGGAGACCATCGGCCAGCAATTCATCGTCGACAACCGCGGCGGCGCGGCGGGCAGCCTCGGCGCCGCGGTGGTCGCCAAGAGTCCCGCCGACGGCTATACGCTGATGGTGCAATCCACCACGCATATCGCAAACGCGTTCGTGTACAAAGGGAAACTGCCCTACGACACGCTCGGCGGCTTCACCGGGCTCACGTCCCTGGCGCGACAGGTGGCCATGCTGCTCGTGCACCCGTCCATGCCGGTCAAATCCACCAAGGAGCTGATCGCGATCGCCCACAAGCGACCCGGCGAGGTGCTCTACGGTTCGGCCGGCAACGGCAGCTACCTGCACCTGTGCATGGCGCTGTTCAACTCCATGACCAAGACCAAGATGATCCACGTACCGTACAAGGGCGGCGGACCGATGCTGGTGAGCCTGGTGGGCGGCGAAGTGCAGACCTCGATCGCCACGATCGCATCGGCGTTCGCGCATATCAAATCGGGCAGGCTGCGCCCGCTCGGCGTCAGCTCCTCGGAGCGCGTCGAGCAATTTCCAGACGTGCCGGCGATCGCGGAAGCCGTGCCCGGCTACGACTTTACAGCCTGGGTCGGCGCTTTCGCGCCCAAGGGAACGCCCGCCGCCATCGTCAAGAAGCTCAACGCCGATCTGAAGGCGGTGTTGGCGGATCCCGAGATAAAGGAGAAGCTGTCCAAGCTGACCCTCGACCCGATGTACATGACGCCTGAGCAATTCGCGGCACGCCTGAAATCCGACTACGACCGCTACGAAAAGCTGATGAAGATGGTTGGCGTGATCTAG
- a CDS encoding tripartite tricarboxylate transporter substrate binding protein produces the protein MRLVRRLSAALLLCCGIAGAQDYPAKPIRLVVPYPAGGPVDAIARIVSQQFQLGQTVIVESRSGAGGSVGADSVAKSAPDGYTMLIGNTGPMSINPELRANLGYDSIRDFSPVAWLTSAQMVLMVHPSLPVRSLQEWVALARKNPGELNYGSAGIGNTTHLGMELLQSMAKVKLVHVPYKGVAPAYVDLMSGQIATMFGNVSGPLAHIRAGRLRAVAVTGPKPSSVLPGVPRIGETYPGFELVTWMGIFVPARTPENIRSKLEGEFLRVLRMKEVQDKLVGLGNEIVAGNGEALVAMVRRERKLYGGIIKSAGIRAE, from the coding sequence ATGCGTCTAGTACGGCGGTTGTCGGCTGCGTTACTTCTATGCTGCGGAATCGCTGGAGCTCAGGACTATCCGGCGAAACCGATTCGCCTGGTGGTTCCCTATCCAGCAGGCGGGCCGGTCGATGCCATCGCGCGCATCGTCTCGCAGCAGTTTCAGCTCGGCCAGACCGTCATCGTGGAAAGCCGCTCGGGCGCGGGCGGCAGCGTGGGCGCGGACTCGGTCGCGAAATCGGCGCCCGACGGCTACACCATGCTGATCGGCAATACCGGGCCGATGTCGATCAACCCGGAGTTGCGGGCAAACCTGGGCTACGACTCCATCCGCGATTTCTCGCCGGTCGCGTGGCTCACTTCGGCGCAGATGGTGCTGATGGTGCACCCGTCGCTACCCGTGCGCTCGCTGCAGGAGTGGGTCGCGCTCGCACGCAAGAATCCGGGCGAGCTCAACTACGGTTCGGCCGGTATCGGCAATACCACGCACCTGGGGATGGAGCTGCTGCAGTCGATGGCGAAGGTGAAGCTGGTGCATGTCCCATACAAGGGTGTCGCGCCGGCTTACGTCGACCTCATGTCGGGCCAGATCGCGACCATGTTCGGCAATGTGAGTGGTCCGCTCGCGCACATCCGCGCGGGGCGCCTGCGTGCCGTTGCGGTGACCGGGCCGAAACCTTCGTCCGTACTGCCGGGGGTGCCGCGGATCGGCGAGACCTATCCGGGCTTCGAATTGGTGACCTGGATGGGGATCTTCGTGCCGGCCCGCACGCCCGAGAACATCCGCTCGAAGCTGGAGGGCGAGTTCCTGCGCGTCCTGCGCATGAAGGAAGTTCAAGACAAGCTCGTTGGGCTCGGCAACGAGATCGTGGCCGGCAATGGCGAAGCGCTCGTCGCCATGGTTCGGCGCGAGCGCAAGCTCTATGGCGGCATCATCAAGTCGGCCGGGATACGAGCGGAATGA
- a CDS encoding alpha/beta hydrolase fold domain-containing protein, protein MATTYEFTTEDIEYLRHGSTALKLRLYKARGTGPFAAVIDLHGGAWGKGSLEECKGRDEVLARSGLLVAALDFRDGNHGYPSALVDINYAIRWLKARAAQLQTRADLIGLSGQSSGGHLAMLAAMRPADPRYAAIALPAGSPAVDASVRCVAMSWPVINPLSRYRNALRGREAGAAWVGDIPERQGSFWKNDDNMSDGNPVLMLERGEKVVTPPALWLQGRPDPVHDYRDPESPVALNEPERFAANYRKAGGSIGLVYIEQAARQSAVSYDAVAAFLHEHMPVERAAAMAK, encoded by the coding sequence ATGGCAACAACGTATGAATTCACCACCGAAGACATCGAGTACCTGCGCCATGGCTCGACGGCGCTGAAACTGCGGCTGTACAAGGCGCGCGGCACGGGGCCGTTTGCGGCCGTGATCGACCTGCACGGCGGCGCCTGGGGCAAGGGCAGTCTGGAAGAGTGCAAGGGGCGCGACGAAGTGCTGGCGCGATCCGGGCTCTTGGTCGCGGCCCTGGACTTTCGCGACGGCAACCACGGCTATCCGAGCGCGCTGGTCGACATCAACTATGCGATCCGCTGGCTCAAGGCCCGTGCGGCACAGCTGCAGACGCGCGCCGACCTGATCGGACTTTCCGGGCAGTCGAGCGGCGGCCATCTCGCGATGCTGGCGGCGATGCGGCCGGCCGATCCGCGCTATGCCGCCATCGCGCTGCCTGCCGGCTCGCCCGCGGTCGATGCCAGCGTGCGCTGCGTCGCCATGTCGTGGCCGGTCATCAATCCGCTGTCGCGCTATCGCAATGCGCTGCGCGGGCGCGAGGCCGGTGCAGCCTGGGTGGGCGACATCCCGGAACGCCAGGGCTCGTTCTGGAAGAACGACGACAACATGAGCGACGGCAATCCCGTGCTCATGCTCGAGCGCGGCGAAAAGGTCGTCACACCGCCCGCGCTGTGGCTGCAGGGCCGGCCCGACCCCGTGCACGATTACCGCGACCCGGAATCGCCCGTGGCGCTGAACGAGCCCGAACGATTCGCCGCCAACTATCGCAAGGCCGGCGGTTCCATCGGGCTCGTGTACATCGAGCAGGCTGCGCGCCAGAGCGCGGTTTCGTACGATGCGGTCGCCGCGTTCTTGCATGAGCACATGCCCGTGGAACGCGCTGCCGCCATGGCCAAGTAG
- a CDS encoding glyoxalase, producing the protein MSATAMNHFTILTDNLDRTLAFYAELLDLHPGARPPFKFPGAWLYARDGKDPILHVIADKPKAELVKGVIDHMAFTGRDLAAMVKKLKARGIEYDLRQLPDYGTWQLFFFDPNDAKVELDFDPSEHAAA; encoded by the coding sequence ATGTCCGCCACGGCCATGAACCATTTCACCATCCTTACCGACAATCTCGATCGGACGCTTGCCTTCTATGCCGAGTTGCTCGACCTGCATCCGGGTGCGCGCCCGCCGTTCAAGTTTCCGGGCGCCTGGTTGTATGCGCGCGACGGCAAGGATCCGATCCTGCACGTGATCGCGGACAAGCCGAAGGCCGAGCTGGTCAAGGGCGTGATCGATCACATGGCGTTCACCGGGCGCGACCTCGCAGCGATGGTTAAAAAGCTGAAGGCACGCGGCATCGAGTACGACCTGCGCCAGCTGCCCGATTACGGAACCTGGCAACTGTTTTTCTTCGATCCGAACGACGCCAAGGTCGAGCTCGACTTCGATCCTTCGGAGCACGCCGCGGCGTAG
- a CDS encoding MFS transporter: MPERAAKAADPLAGLVVVGLGASLAAMDLAVNVAFPAITAAFALDMPAIRWLVICYVLTYASLMLVFGNLGDHIGHRRVFAAGLVLSLVAFVLCAVAPSYTWLLSARLVQGIGTALTLSCAPALATLLFEDSDRTKALGAYSSLYAFAGIVAPLAGGVAMTMLGWSGVFWLRAPLALLALALLPVLKPMRQPEKARALRTFDWRGPTLLATGIAALLLAVSSVNIDASSWSPVLIGLAAIGVLVVFARHQRRTPEPMLPLAAMRDSDFALTNVASVCVHFVAFAVPLLLPYYLARIEGYTAAATGAVIALSPAGMLLGSALAVPIARRTGSRRTALLGAMIVGAGSIAIGTAVSAQALAALLTAVLLHGVGLGLFQVGYTDVNVATLPHGARGVAGSLTMVTRTTGVVTAATALTAVVAAIERNHLASGAAASEAFAAALVYVYIGAGGILVVLVLLGCSQRR, from the coding sequence GTGCCAGAGCGAGCGGCCAAAGCGGCCGATCCCCTTGCCGGTCTCGTCGTCGTGGGGCTTGGCGCATCGCTGGCCGCCATGGACCTGGCGGTCAACGTCGCGTTTCCAGCGATCACCGCCGCCTTCGCCCTGGACATGCCCGCCATTCGCTGGCTGGTGATCTGCTACGTCTTGACCTATGCGAGCCTGATGCTGGTTTTCGGCAATCTCGGCGACCACATCGGCCATCGGCGCGTTTTCGCAGCGGGGCTCGTCCTGAGCCTTGTCGCTTTCGTCCTGTGCGCCGTCGCGCCGAGCTACACCTGGCTGCTGTCGGCGCGGCTCGTGCAGGGGATCGGCACGGCCCTGACTTTGAGTTGTGCGCCCGCGCTCGCCACGCTGCTGTTCGAAGACAGCGATCGCACCAAGGCGCTCGGCGCTTACTCGAGTCTGTACGCGTTCGCCGGCATCGTTGCACCCCTTGCGGGCGGGGTTGCAATGACGATGCTCGGATGGAGCGGCGTGTTCTGGTTGCGTGCTCCGCTCGCACTTCTCGCGCTCGCGTTGCTGCCTGTCCTGAAGCCGATGCGGCAGCCGGAAAAGGCGCGCGCCTTGCGAACGTTCGACTGGCGGGGCCCCACGCTGCTCGCGACCGGCATCGCAGCGCTCTTGCTCGCTGTGAGCTCGGTGAATATCGACGCTTCGAGTTGGAGCCCGGTCTTGATCGGGCTCGCCGCAATCGGGGTCCTCGTAGTGTTCGCTCGGCACCAACGGCGCACGCCGGAACCGATGCTGCCTCTAGCGGCGATGCGCGATTCCGACTTCGCATTGACCAACGTTGCAAGTGTTTGCGTGCACTTCGTGGCCTTCGCCGTGCCGCTGCTGCTGCCCTACTATCTCGCCCGGATCGAAGGCTACACGGCTGCAGCAACCGGTGCCGTGATCGCACTGTCGCCTGCAGGAATGCTGCTCGGCTCGGCCCTCGCCGTGCCGATCGCTCGCAGGACTGGTTCCCGGCGCACCGCATTGCTGGGCGCAATGATCGTCGGCGCCGGCAGTATCGCGATCGGCACGGCCGTTTCGGCACAAGCCCTTGCGGCGTTACTGACGGCCGTACTGTTGCACGGAGTCGGGCTCGGGTTGTTTCAGGTGGGCTACACGGATGTCAACGTGGCAACGTTACCGCACGGCGCTCGCGGCGTGGCGGGCAGCTTGACCATGGTGACGCGCACGACCGGAGTGGTAACCGCCGCAACGGCATTGACCGCGGTGGTGGCAGCTATCGAGCGCAACCACCTTGCGTCGGGGGCTGCGGCAAGCGAGGCGTTTGCCGCTGCATTGGTGTACGTCTACATCGGAGCAGGCGGAATTCTTGTCGTGCTGGTCCTGCTCGGTTGCTCGCAGCGCCGCTAG
- a CDS encoding TIGR03619 family F420-dependent LLM class oxidoreductase, with translation MRLNAIFPTRDIGTDPARIRDWAQAAEDLGYAYIEMPDHVFGAAARDGWTPTYDETDPFHETFVTLGFLAAVTKTIRLSTGILIAPQRQTGLIAKQAAELDLLSGGRLRLGIGVGWNHVEYEALGTDWKTRGARQAEQIEVMRRLWSGELVDFSGRFHELRGVTIVPPPVQRPIPIWLGGASEAVVRRAARLADGWMPIISPDAQAEQKLALLREELKRHGRDADRFGLEGWLRMAEPDPERCARAAEGWRRLGADMVMLYPTYRMSRFDQLIETLRRFKEVASG, from the coding sequence ATGCGCCTGAACGCCATCTTCCCGACCCGCGACATCGGCACCGATCCGGCGCGGATCCGCGATTGGGCGCAAGCCGCGGAGGATCTCGGCTATGCGTACATCGAAATGCCCGACCACGTGTTCGGCGCGGCCGCCCGAGACGGCTGGACACCGACCTACGACGAGACGGATCCTTTCCACGAAACATTCGTGACGCTCGGCTTCCTCGCCGCGGTGACGAAAACGATTCGGCTTTCGACTGGCATTCTGATCGCGCCGCAGCGGCAAACGGGGCTGATCGCCAAGCAGGCCGCCGAGCTCGATCTGCTGAGCGGCGGACGGCTGCGGCTCGGCATCGGGGTGGGCTGGAACCACGTCGAATACGAGGCGCTCGGCACCGACTGGAAAACGCGCGGCGCGCGCCAGGCGGAGCAGATCGAGGTGATGCGCCGGCTGTGGAGCGGCGAGCTGGTCGATTTCAGCGGCCGTTTTCACGAGCTGCGCGGCGTCACGATCGTGCCGCCCCCGGTACAGCGGCCGATTCCGATCTGGCTGGGCGGCGCATCGGAAGCTGTCGTGCGGCGCGCGGCGCGACTCGCCGACGGCTGGATGCCCATCATTTCCCCCGATGCGCAGGCCGAGCAGAAGCTCGCGCTGCTGCGCGAGGAATTGAAGCGCCATGGGCGCGATGCAGACCGATTCGGCCTGGAAGGGTGGCTGCGCATGGCCGAGCCCGACCCCGAGCGCTGTGCCCGCGCGGCCGAGGGATGGCGCCGCCTGGGCGCGGACATGGTCATGCTCTATCCCACGTATCGCATGTCGCGATTCGATCAGCTGATCGAGACGCTGCGCCGGTTCAAGGAAGTGGCAAGCGGCTAG
- a CDS encoding entericidin A/B family lipoprotein: protein MLGKLFVALLLTSLAGVLSGCNTIAGAGKDIERGGEAIRDAAKDVQRKM from the coding sequence TTGTTAGGAAAATTGTTCGTGGCACTGCTCCTGACGAGCCTGGCCGGCGTGCTGAGCGGCTGCAACACCATCGCCGGCGCAGGCAAGGATATCGAGCGCGGCGGCGAGGCGATCCGCGATGCGGCCAAGGATGTGCAACGGAAGATGTAG
- a CDS encoding LLM class flavin-dependent oxidoreductase, with the protein MEFGVSVGHISAVDYAQHGERLGFARCWVTDSPLIRSNLFATLAAVALQTRTIQVGAGVAVCGMRLAPEAANGVATVNATGRRTGRRGLHFAAARRHHGRGDGERAPRRGEGPTSFAGCLSYCRAGERAHARTGRAAHVPARDWRGGPCRHDQLPLPRGLGARERQRAAAVCAFGVERLRCIPPQPRCRRRAPEDACEPLCHARSRRGALHHPGGRAWPVHHRRAARADRAAAGSRSPGAEAGHVPSAVRAPLRSDGEVLARRDGEDVAGRGPSAQLRRARRFSIPDTRRLAPGRRLPGRYVEAPRCFD; encoded by the coding sequence ATGGAGTTCGGCGTCAGCGTGGGTCATATTTCGGCAGTGGATTACGCGCAGCACGGCGAGCGGCTCGGTTTCGCGCGCTGTTGGGTCACGGACAGCCCGCTCATTCGGTCCAACCTGTTCGCCACTCTGGCGGCGGTCGCGCTGCAAACCCGTACGATCCAGGTCGGGGCGGGGGTGGCGGTGTGCGGGATGCGGCTCGCGCCCGAGGCGGCCAACGGTGTTGCCACCGTCAATGCCACTGGCAGGCGAACTGGCCGACGGGGTCTGCACTTCGCTGCCGCGCGGCGGCACCATGGACGAGGTGATGGCGAACGTGCGCCGCGGCGCGGCGAAGGCCCGACGAGCTTTGCCGGATGCCTTTCATACTGCCGCGCTGGTGAACGTGCTCATGCTCGAACCGGGCGAGCCGCTCACGTCCCCGCGCGTGATTGGCGAGGTGGGCCCTGCCGTCATGACCAACTTCCACTACCTCGTGGACTGGGTGCGCGAGAGCGGCAACGAGCCGCCGCCGTATGTGCGTTCGGTGTGGAACGACTACGTTGCATTCCGCCGCAGCCGCGATGCCGGCGACGCGCACCTGAAGATGCATGCGAGCCACTATGCCACGCTCGATCCCGACGAGGCGCGCTTCATCACCCCGGAGGTCGTGCGTGGCCTGTGCATCATCGGCGAGCCGCCCGAGCTGATCGAGCGGCTGCAGGATCTCGATCGCCAGGGGCTGAAGCAGGTCACGTTCCATCCGCCGTTCGCGCGCCGCTACGAAGTGATGGAGAAGTTCTCGCGCGCCGTGATGGAGAAGATGTAGCGGGTCGTGGGCCTTCCGCGCAGCTTCGACGCGCCCGGCGATTCAGCATTCCGGATACCCGGCGCCTTGCGCCGGGCCGTCGCCTGCCCGGCAGGTACGTAGAAGCGCCTAGGTGTTTCGACTGA
- a CDS encoding tripartite tricarboxylate transporter substrate binding protein — MAVFAPHSAPIMRTDIGAHMFTRHILLLAVFLYGLTPPVFAAEEYPTKPVRLIIPFAPGGTNDVLARMVANHLTEVFGHTVVPDNRPGHQGITGTDLVAKAPPDGYTLAVISSAYTMNPVTYKLPFDPVKALEFVCKIGQSFLIMTVGPMMPNVKSIDDLLAEAQRKPGAIVLSSSGGFMHFATALFETLSKRDFNIVLYKGGFPAMMDVMGGQVHAGFAVSVPALPHLRAGKLRGLAVGTLKRAEMLPDLPTLDEVGIKGYDASNWYSIAVPAGTPRPIVMKLHNEIARFFTSPEMRTKMTNMGAVVDIKTPDEMRKIIPAEIRKWTQVAIEAKLPRAGK; from the coding sequence ATGGCAGTCTTCGCGCCTCACAGTGCACCCATCATGCGTACCGATATTGGAGCCCACATGTTTACGAGACACATCCTGTTGCTGGCTGTTTTCCTGTATGGCCTGACGCCGCCAGTCTTTGCGGCAGAGGAATATCCCACCAAACCCGTTCGTCTGATCATTCCCTTTGCACCGGGCGGGACCAACGACGTGCTGGCGCGCATGGTGGCGAATCACCTGACCGAGGTCTTCGGCCATACCGTCGTGCCCGACAATCGTCCCGGCCATCAGGGCATCACCGGCACCGACCTCGTGGCCAAGGCGCCGCCCGACGGCTACACCCTGGCCGTCATATCGTCGGCCTACACCATGAACCCGGTGACGTACAAGTTGCCGTTCGATCCGGTGAAGGCGCTCGAATTCGTCTGCAAGATCGGGCAAAGCTTCCTCATCATGACGGTCGGCCCGATGATGCCCAACGTCAAATCGATCGACGACCTGCTGGCCGAAGCGCAGCGCAAGCCGGGGGCGATCGTGCTGTCGAGCTCAGGCGGGTTCATGCACTTCGCCACGGCGCTGTTCGAGACCCTGTCCAAGCGCGACTTCAACATCGTGCTTTACAAGGGCGGATTTCCGGCCATGATGGACGTGATGGGCGGGCAGGTGCACGCCGGCTTCGCGGTCAGCGTGCCGGCGCTCCCGCACCTGCGCGCGGGCAAGCTCAGAGGTCTCGCGGTCGGCACGCTCAAGCGCGCCGAGATGCTGCCCGACCTGCCGACGCTCGACGAGGTCGGGATCAAGGGCTATGACGCCTCCAACTGGTATTCGATTGCGGTCCCCGCCGGCACCCCGCGGCCGATCGTGATGAAGCTGCACAACGAGATCGCGCGCTTTTTCACCTCGCCCGAGATGCGCACGAAGATGACCAACATGGGTGCGGTGGTCGACATCAAGACGCCGGACGAGATGCGCAAGATCATCCCGGCCGAGATCCGCAAGTGGACTCAGGTCGCGATCGAGGCCAAGCTGCCGCGAGCGGGCAAGTAG
- a CDS encoding SMP-30/gluconolactonase/LRE family protein produces the protein MVDVTILATGLGFPEGPVACADGSVVFTELRNARCSRVTAEGKLSVFSACGGGPNGLAVGPDGFFYLCNNGGNRYVEGHSMGLGPHPDYRHGCIQRIDPNTGEATLLYQEVNGRPLSAPNDLVFDRHGGFYFTDMGKRHTRHRDNGGVYYALADGSKVVEVAYPMLTPNGCGLSPDESTLYVADTEGARLWAFAVEGPGRLAPKAQFAPHSGRVLAGLPGNARFDSLAVMASGNIAVATLMTGHITEISPAGEIVRAVEMPDCYPTNICFGGADLRTAYVTLSDGGKLARMQWPEPGLKLAFE, from the coding sequence ATGGTCGACGTCACCATTCTTGCGACCGGACTCGGTTTTCCGGAAGGTCCGGTCGCATGCGCGGATGGCTCGGTGGTGTTCACGGAGCTGCGCAACGCGCGCTGCTCGCGCGTCACCGCCGAGGGCAAGCTGAGTGTTTTCTCCGCATGCGGGGGTGGGCCGAACGGGCTTGCCGTCGGTCCCGACGGCTTTTTCTACCTGTGCAACAACGGCGGCAACCGCTATGTCGAAGGCCACTCGATGGGCCTCGGGCCGCACCCCGACTATCGGCATGGCTGCATCCAGCGCATCGATCCGAACACGGGCGAGGCCACGCTGCTCTACCAAGAGGTGAACGGGCGGCCGCTGTCGGCGCCGAACGATCTCGTGTTCGATCGGCACGGCGGGTTCTACTTCACCGACATGGGCAAGCGCCACACGCGCCATCGCGACAACGGCGGAGTCTATTACGCGCTGGCCGATGGATCGAAGGTCGTTGAGGTTGCCTATCCGATGCTCACGCCCAATGGTTGCGGCTTGTCGCCGGACGAAAGCACGCTTTACGTCGCCGACACCGAAGGCGCAAGGCTGTGGGCGTTCGCGGTTGAGGGGCCCGGGCGGCTCGCGCCGAAGGCGCAGTTTGCGCCGCATAGCGGACGGGTACTCGCCGGCCTGCCGGGCAACGCGCGCTTCGACTCTCTCGCGGTGATGGCGAGCGGCAACATCGCGGTCGCCACCTTGATGACCGGCCATATCACCGAGATCTCCCCGGCCGGGGAGATCGTGCGAGCCGTCGAGATGCCGGACTGCTATCCCACCAACATCTGCTTCGGCGGTGCGGACCTGCGAACCGCGTATGTCACCTTGTCCGACGGCGGAAAGCTCGCCAGGATGCAGTGGCCCGAGCCGGGGCTGAAGCTCGCCTTCGAGTGA